The Castanea sativa cultivar Marrone di Chiusa Pesio chromosome 4, ASM4071231v1 sequence GGGGATAGAGAGGGCAACTATAAGTTATATAGTTGTATTTGTCAATTTTCTTCTACAACAGTTGACTATGTTTATGTGCAAGATCATCAATGAGTTGTGTTGGTTTTATTAAACCATGGTATGTATACCCCCAAAAAAGGACACCACTATCTCTCTCCAATGCTTATCCACCAAGCCTATTAATTTCTTCAGATTTATATCCCTCCCATCAATAGTTGGTTGACTAACCACCCCAGTAAGAACATGTCGAACATAATGATGCTATCCAATAACTAAAAAGTAAATGCATACCTGATACAGTGATTGATGTGGTGGCTGATTTGGATGTGGTGGTTGCCCTTGTGGATATGAAGAACCAATCCCAGCAGGAGGTTTGCTACCTGGCTGAAATtatcaagaaagaaaacaattttaaaaaatctaatatatacCACAATCGATAATGATTTTTAACAATATGATCTTTCAGCTTACATGAAACATTTGCTGTTGGAGATGTTGAGAAGGACCAGGATGTTGGAAACCCACATTAGGCCCCATTTGCGGGTGATACTGATGATGGTAAGATGGAACTGGAGGTGGCCTAGGTTGTGGTGGCAATGGAGGTTGCAGTGGCAGATGAGGAATTCCAGTTGTCTGTAGTGGCTGTTGCAACTGGCTGGAAGCAGTTGACATTTGCGGTTGCTGAAGTGGAGGTGGCTGTGAAGAGGAATATAGAGGAAGTGAAGGGACATTGGAAAGTTGAGAAGATTGCGGAAGAGACATAGGGGGCATTTGGGAATTCATATGTCCTTTAGGCGGCTGTGGCATCTGCAGGGGATGTGAAGGCATGGGCTGAGACTGAACATTTAGTGTAGGAACAGCAGCAGTTGAAATAGGCATCACAGTTTGGTTCTGATGTTGTTTTCTGTTAGGAGGAATCTGAGATGCACCAGTTTGGTCCTGCATACCCACTTGACTTGGTGGTGAGTGAGCTGCCTGAATATTTGACATTTGAGTTGGCTGTGCTGATTGTTGAGGAGGCTGTGATACTGGTGGCTGGATGCTTGGAATCTGAACACAAACTGAAATTTAGCATATACATATAAGcattaaataaaatgtaaagatCAAAGCTTCATAAATAACAAAGCATACCGCTTGAGGGGGCTGGACCATTCCAAGCATAATTTGTGcctagcaaaaataaaatactaaccAGTCAAAAAAAACAGTTGAGTGTAATGTAGTGTAAATGTGTAATGTCCAACTGAAAACAAAATGAATTAC is a genomic window containing:
- the LOC142631939 gene encoding cleavage stimulating factor 64 isoform X1 — translated: MAGKSITGEGLSANLAGMSKNQLYEIMSQMKALIEQNQQQARQILIQNPLLTKALFQAQIMLGMVQPPQAIPSIQPPVSQPPQQSAQPTQMSNIQAAHSPPSQVGMQDQTGASQIPPNRKQHQNQTVMPISTAAVPTLNVQSQPMPSHPLQMPQPPKGHMNSQMPPMSLPQSSQLSNVPSLPLYSSSQPPPLQQPQMSTASSQLQQPLQTTGIPHLPLQPPLPPQPRPPPVPSYHHQYHPQMGPNVGFQHPGPSQHLQQQMFHPGSKPPAGIGSSYPQGQPPHPNQPPHQSLYQLPSLSPQMGGQHLGTEFSNQGGSSMQVDRGSSWMSGPPENSSVTQHSGLPGPPPLVPGQMGPGNQPPRSQSLTPEMEKALLQQVMSLTPEQINLLPPEQRNQVLQLQQILRQ
- the LOC142631939 gene encoding cleavage stimulating factor 64 isoform X2, which produces MAGKSITGEGLSANLAGMSKNQLYEIMSQMKALIEQNQQQARQILIQNPLLTKALFQAQIMLGMVQPPQAIPSIQPPVSQPPQQSAQPTQMSNIQAAHSPPSQVGMQDQTGASQIPPNRKQHQNQTVMPISTAAVPTLNVQSQPMPSHPLQMPQPPKGHMNSQMPPMSLPQSSQLSNVPSLPLYSSSQPPPLQQPQMSTASSQLQQPLQTTGIPHLPLQPPLPPQPRPPPVPSYHHQYHPQMGPNVGFQHPGPSQHLQQQMFHPGSKPPAGIGSSYPQGQPPHPNQPPHQSLYQMGGQHLGTEFSNQGGSSMQVDRGSSWMSGPPENSSVTQHSGLPGPPPLVPGQMGPGNQPPRSQSLTPEMEKALLQQVMSLTPEQINLLPPEQRNQVLQLQQILRQ